From Dendropsophus ebraccatus isolate aDenEbr1 chromosome 2, aDenEbr1.pat, whole genome shotgun sequence, a single genomic window includes:
- the LOC138784225 gene encoding uncharacterized protein — protein sequence MKQGSLFDLRSAHQAALPRCLEMLDPILGNFSLFPRIGFSFSPAPKEERQGAEQHCKADGLMSEAHIKLYSCLTIITTIITTIIMIIITTTINITTIIITIIIITTIIIITSTINITIIITTTTTIIIIIITTNIITIIITITITTTIIIIIIIITTNIITIIITITITTTSIIPIINTTIITTSTTIIIIITTTTTITTIIITIIITSSTTTINIIMIFITIIANIHIIITIITSPSSPSSSSPSPLSPPLSSLQSPSSPPSSSSLSPPPSSSLSSLEMSESLIITIITTSTITITTIIIIASSSTTIIISSSTTTIKIIIITISFITIVIITTIITTTIIITITTIIKTTPITTIATITSTIFIIITGITITTIIIIIIKFQETRNS from the exons ATGAAGCAAGGttctttgtttgatctgcgctctgctcatcaagccgcccTTCCAAGATGCCTGGAaatgctggatccaatcctgggaaacttctccctgtttcccaggattggattcagcttttctCCGGCACCCAAGGAGGAGCGGCAAGGAGCGGAGCAGCACTGCAAGGCCGATGGCTTGATGAGCGAAGCGCACATCAAACTATACTCATGTctaaccatcatcaccaccataatcaccaccatcatcatgatcatcatcactactactatcaacatcaccaccatcatcatcaccattatCATCATCACTACCATTATTATCATCACTTCTACTATcaacatcaccatcatcatcaccaccactaccaccatcatcatcatcatcatcaccaccaataTCATCACCATTATAATCACcatcactattaccaccaccatcatcatcatcatcatcataatcaccACCAATATCATCACCATTATAATTACcatcactattaccaccaccagcatCATTCCCATTATCAACACTACGATCATAACCACcagcaccaccatcatcatcatcatcaccaccaccaccaccatcactacgatcatcatcaccatcatcattacCAGCAGCACTACCACCATCAACATCATCATGATCTTCATCACCATCATCGCTAACAtccacatcatcatcaccattatTACATCTCCTTCATCACCATCGTCATCATCACCATCTCCTTTATCACCACCACTATCGTCACTACAATCACCATCATCACCGCCATCGtcatcatcactatcaccaccaccatcatcatcactatcatcactagagatgagtgaatcgctcat CATCACGATCATCACAACCAGCACCATCACCATCACTACGATCATCATCATCGCCAGCAGCAGCACTACCATCATCATTTCCAGCAGCACTACCACCATcaaaatcatcatcatcaccatctcctTCATCACCATCGtaatcatcaccaccatcatcaccactaccatcatcatcactatcaccaccattaTCAAAACCACCCCCATAACCACCATTGCTACCATTACTTccaccatcttcatcatcatcaccgGCATAACAATCaccactatcatcatcatcatcataaagtTCCAAGAAACTAGAAACTCTTGA